The Pungitius pungitius chromosome 4, fPunPun2.1, whole genome shotgun sequence nucleotide sequence GGTAAACAGTCCATGACCTTCAGTGACCTCAGGCTGAGCAGACCGCAGAAGTAGTTGCAACGGTGCTGGGAGACAAACTGCTCAAAAACTTTGGGATTCCCTTCAACAGACAGACCTTGATGCCTGCAGCAACACACGACAAAGCCAAATGTCACAGCTGTGATTGTTGTCAGCATGAATGTAACTTATCTTTAAAACTAGGGTTTCACTCCATAATTGTACTAACCCCGTTGATTTCACTGAAATCCCAACATTGGTGATCTTGGTGTCAACACCTgcgaaaacaaaacaacacaattactctttttttctgttgttcagTAGACATTTTCAAATACAACAATGTGAATATTCACTCGATTGACTGAACATGTAGGAGAAAAAAATTGACAAGTAGACTCTTATTGCAAGTGTAACGCTTCATAACAAaacttgtgtctgtgtggggaAAACACATGTCTCCTTCTACGGGTTGAGAAGGTCACATTTTAAGTAGATCAGCACAGACAAATTGTTTGGCTCCCACACTCTTAATTGCAAGCAACATTTTACTTCATTTGTTATGGTGACTAGTGTGTGTAATCCATCACACGCTCAATGCCTCCTCAATTCAGAATAAATGCTTGTTTTTGAAGCGGCATTTAAAGAAAGAAGGCGGCCCCAGTTCAAAAGCATCTTGTATTCCAAAACATTCTCCTATTAATAAAACTTCACttaacatacattttttcattttcgcTGTTGAATTCAAGCGGCCGGCCTATACCTTCGAGTCGAGTGAGTAGCAGACTGCCATTGGTCCACTGAAAGATCCAGTGCTGCAGCGCACAGCACTTCTTTTCTGCCTCAGAGCCTGACCGCATGTCTATTGCGCCTGAATGATCGAGGGTGGAGTATTTCTGAAAGACCCCCGACAGATCAGCCTCCACTGTGGCATAAGGGACCGGGTTTGCTGGTCGGTACATCAGGTAGACCGGGATCACCCTGTGTGACAAAGATGACACCATTGACTTTAAAGCGACGCTGAACAGTGCGTGTACTGTAAAACTAGATTTTAACTGTTGAGGAGAAGTTGAAGGAAAGATCGTACGCACTCAATTCCAGGGCCGAAGTTTGGAATCGTTCTTGCCTCAGCGGAGAAGATTTTGCAGTATTCCCGAGCCAAGTTCTGAATTTTACACTCCTGTATCCAGaacattggattttttttaatcctgatCAGATTAGTGCCTTAGTAATTATACGTGGGTGGCAAGAATGACTACTGACTGAATTACTTTAATTCTGGATTTGTAAACGGATTGAATGACGTATCTAAGAGTAGACAAATCAAACCTTTTTACATACCTGCTTCACAATGTCCAGGTTCCTGTCTATAAGGGAGCTTTCTGCTTTACCTCCGTAGGCGATGGGGTTGCATGCTTTGATGATGCACGGTTTTCCGgactcaaacacaggctccaGACCATAGATGACCTTTGCCCTCCAGACTTTACGAGCACACCCATCTCCAATATGAGATTCCTGCATCATTATACGTCCAAAAAATGTGTTACCCCAGACGCCTGAATCCGCCACACCCTTGTTGAATATCATGGGTGTCATTTCGATCTCTTCTCCAACTGCGTAAAGAACAAATGTAAGAATGGCAGTCAGAAAATAATTTGGAAAAGCTGTGGATGAAACACGTAAAGTCTCATCTTACCACCAAGGTCCTCACGTAGGAACATTCCAGCCAAGACTGCAacagtgacagagagagaaagcggaATAAGACTTATTTCAGTCCAGTAATGTAAAGACAAACATTGGTTTTAAACCAAATGTAAGGTAAAAGAGTACTTACTATCTGCACTAAGGAGACAGTCTGTTGATTTGGTCCCATATTCATTAGTGATCGTGCAGCTGTAAACACCAGAGTCTTTGCAGGTGGCCTGAACAATTGCAAGATTGACCTGAGTTTCATCCCCTGCGCTGAGAACCAGAGaagaaaatctttgtttttccatttcacaCAAGAAGCAACAAAACCATATTATATCATTTTTTATATGATATATTATATTCAGATTTTCCTTGGACTTGCAATGAACACTTACTTTACGTTAATCTGAGCAATTGGCTCTGTATTTCTGTACCATTTGATTGTAGAGTCACTGAGTACATTGAAGAACTGGCACCACAGTTTTAAGTGTCCGGAGGCATCGGCAAACGTTTCACCCCTGACCTTACGAATAACTTGAGGTGCTGGAGGGTAAGAGGCACAAACAGAAGGCATAGTGATGTATTCTGGGGTGTATATTAAATAACAATAGATAATTTAGCTTAAATGTGGAAAACAGATTTTGcacaatttttctcaatttatacattataattattttttgatACAACTACTGCTAAAGTAGGACAATTTCTAATCAGCCAAGCATTGTAACAATTTCTATTAACCATTCTGGCTATTGTACCTTTGAATGGGTCGTGCTTCTCCTTCTCCGCCGGTTTCCCCTGAGTCTTTGGGACGTGGATATCCTCAGTGGGCGGTTGACTTGGTGCTTGAGACTCAGAGGCCATCTTCCTCCTGCTCAAGAGCGGAGAACGTCTTGCTGCAGGACTGGTCTGCTCCACAGGGGGCCGAAGTAGAGGTGACCTCCTTGACGGCCTTGGAGATGTGGCGAGGGGTACGGGATTGGCGGAAGGCTTGCTGCTCTCTGAAGGATCTTCCTTTGTCTGAGTGGGGTTATCAACCTGTAACGTGACCTCTAAGGCCTCATcggttttggctttgggaacgATTATTTTGCGCCGGGCCCCAGACGCCAGTTCTTGTGGAGTAGCAGAAGGAATAGGGGAAGCAGAGTCTCGTGTCTTTGACAATGGACTAGCACCAGAGGTTGGATTGCCTGAAACGTCGGCCCTTGAAAATTCCTCAACTCTTGAGCTCTCTCGCTGAGTATTTTCTTGTGTATCTGTTCCATGTACACTTTCAGCGGCCAACATCTGCAAAGGACTGCTGTTTGAGTCGCGTTCTTCCATTTCGCCTTGATCTAGAGTTGTGGAATTAATATCATTAATCCCCTTTGGTGTTTGGTAGTTGAGTGTAGTTTCTGTGGTTAACTTTAGTGAAGCTTGGATGTCTTTGCCGTGAACAGATTCACATTTGGCACGCTCCGAAACTGCATTACTTGACTCTTGATCCCTGTGCTTGAGGGGTGTAAGTGCGAGTGGAGTCCCAGGTTCTCGTGAGACAGTTCCAGATGAAAGTCTTTTGGTCAGTGCATCCTTAGAGTTCAAAGGGGTAtgaatttgttttacattttcgcTTTGAGAAAGGGAAAAAAGTGGGGAATCTTTAAGAGGAACCTGAGTTGAGGCTCCAGTTTCCTGGCTAATGTCCATGACACCATCATGATATGTTCTGTCACTACCATGAAGTCCTGCAGTCTCTGTAGTGGAGCCGGTGTCTATGACAGAGATTGGGGGGATTACAGATGGGTTTTGTAAAGCCTGAACATGCTGTGAGGTTGCACATTGAGACTGACTCTGTTGATGATCCGTTTTATTTAGTTGGTTATAAACGTCAATGAGGGTTCCTTTTGTGTTTCTGGGAGGAGTTACACTTGTATCAGTTTCCCTGTCAGACATCAACTTCTTctctgttggtttactgtgatcTTCTTTTAACTCCTCACGTGCTTCTGTCACAGTTGTAGTTGGATCTTGTACAAAACAAGCATGAACCGGTAAGGCGGTCACTGAATTTAATAGCACCGAATCAAGAGCCTTTATTTGTGATGCCAAAAGTACAGCTACATGTATGTCATTTGGTTTTACCTGGATCTCTTTAATCctgagtttattttttgtgtgttctgagggTTTTTTCTGGAGTGGGATTGCAGGCTCCAACATAGATGAGTGTAGAtcctttgttgttgaaatagTTTCCTCTTTCATTTCTAGCATGTGCTCATTCTTCTCAGTTTCTTTATTGGATTCACCCTCTTTATCGGTTGCGTCTTTGGTCTTTTCTGCTTCTTTGTGTTCAATCATATGCAGGACAGTACTTTTAGTCTCCATCTCAACTATCTTCTCATTTGGAGCCACGCTGTCAGACTCCAGGAACACCTTACCTACCTTTTTGCCTTCGACTTTCTCATCAACTTGTAATTCTGTCCCTTCAACAGTTTTTATAGCTGTATTAAATTGGCTCTGCTGGGCGCAGGGAGAAACGTTACACCCTTGGAAGTTCTCACCACCACCAGGGCTTTGCAGGGAGGACTTCTGTATGTCTGTAAAAAGGGCCCTATGGCTTTCATTTGATCCCCTGGAATGGTCCCATGTGTCCTGTGTAATTTTATCAATCGCTGCTTGCAGACCACAGTGCGACAACGGGGTCTGGGTGTCATCTGCCACCGCCTCTCCTTCTGATCTGGTCTTTTGTGGTGGTTGCGCACCCATCTGGTTGGGGGGAAGCCCAAGGCCGACAGGTGCATCattcctcttcatctttgtgTGGGCCTGTGTAACCTCGGGGGCAAAATACAAGCAGAGGTTTCCACGCTGTAAATACGTATCCCCTTATCCCTGGCTATGCAGAACGTGGACAAACACATGTCAATTCAAAAACAGCAACAGCGTAGCTAGCAACAAACAGAGaacggaagaggaggagcttggcGCAAAAAATGGATTTATGAACCAGAGAAAAGATGGCTTGTGAAAACAAGAAACTACACATCCATCCCTCAAGAACCACTTTACTTCCGGTCTTTGTTTAGTTCCCCGCCCCTTTCCCCCCTCACAGCTGAATTCAGGTTACCATCACTTCACCTATATTTAAGCCCCAATTAGTCACTCAATCCCTGTCAGGTTATCCATCATTCTACCCCAACAGTGTTATTTATCAAGCCCCCAGTGTTCTGAGTGCaaactattttttaatttagcaCGAGAGGTTCCCTGTGTCATGTCATGGGATAAGTCACGGTGTAGCTTAAGAGTCATTCTAATTCTGTCCATAGGCTATTTCAAAAAGCAACTGCGAAACATTCAAATACTCAAATATAAATTcttattaaatgttttaataatgtttaAAGAAACCTGTGGCTTTGCTCAGCTGCTTGGTTTCCCTTTCTATCTAATGCTGAAGCCGGCAGGCCTATTCACCAGGAAGGAAGCTATTTTACATTTAAGTGTCGCCAGAAAGGAATGCGAATCATTTTAAGAGGTGCTTCagctgtgcatgtttttgtctcAGCACTCACTGCTGTCAGTATTATACCATAAAAGCTAGAGTCAGGAGGATTGCATGAGCGGTGTACAATAAAGATACACAATCCAAATAGCAAAGCTAATGCTTACATAGTCTGTTGAAACATGTACTGTTATCATAAAGGCCTAAACTCAGTAGTTGTAAAGTTACCAAATGTCTCACTAATGGAATTGCTTAATCTATATATCCTAATATTTTCACAATGCCAAACTATAGTTATGAACTAATGGCATGAAAAATATACACCGGAACTCtcaaccttttaaaatgaatgtaccTGTTGCATCTGTCAACATGTGCGTCAGCAGGGCATACTTGTAAAAGCCCTAAATAGCTCCAGGATGCTTGTGTTACTGATGAGGCCTCTGTTGGCAGCACAAAGCGCCCATGAGCTCATGCAAAAAGGTTCGCTCACCTCGTTCAGCGGCGCTGGGCGAGACACAGGCACATTCCGTTGGGCGGGGCTTGTTTCCTTCGCAGGCAGCCGATGTCCTGCTTGTTCACGTGGAAGCGAAGAGGTCGTGCTCTCACGTGGTGTGTTCACCGACACAATGTCCCCGCGTGCTAAAGATTCACCAGTGGGAGCGTGTAACTTCTCATCCACATCCATGACTTCAACGCGTGCCGTCTTAGAAACGTAACCTTTCACTGTGCTTCGGGGTGGTGCTGTTGCAGCACTTGACTGTGGATGTGATGAGGTCAAGTGTGGACTTTGTTgctgcatttcaaaatgttgttcTGTTTCATTACCTTCAGATCCTGAAACAGTAGGACTCGTAAAAGCAGCAGCGGGTACTGAGTTTGGAAGTTGTACTTTCTCTAAAGGAACAGCTACCCCAACAAAAGTATGTCCCTCCTTTAAAGGCCTTTCACCACTCAGTACTCCCCCTGTTTTAGTTCCTGAAACAGTATGACTGGTGAAAGCAGCAGCGGGTACTGAGGTAGGAAGCGGCCCTTCCTGTGAAAGAACAGCGACCTCAACACGTACATTTTTACCCTTTGAgtgttttctttcagtttctGATTTCTGATGTCGTTCTGACACCTTCCTTGAGTCCTCCGCTGATGAAGTAACCATGTTGTCTACATCCATAAACTCCTCTGAATTCCCCTCTGAGGGAACCGGCTCTGTGCACGCCAGACTCAGAGAGGTTAGGGTCTCATCTTTTGCCCTTCTGCCCTCAGATGGCAGCTCTCCTGGTGGACTGTTGGACATTTTAATCTTCTTTTTGACAAAGGGGGTCTTGGGTTGGTGTGCGATAAAAACCTTCTGGGAAGAGTCGTACGTAAACGTCCCGCTCTTG carries:
- the LOC119196133 gene encoding alpha-protein kinase 3-like isoform X2, with translation MDSRRTTSRSSFGNGRSNSGDDMSGSSRSSSCSYLSNVRPENRSTLCSMMAQLTEETQPSFETTLKSRAVSENCNVKFTCVVTGYPIPQVMWYKDDVQLDRYCGLPKYEIFRNGQNHSLHIYNCTVEDAAIYQTSASNSKGIVSCSGVLEVGEMNEFKIHQRYFAKLKQKAESRRSEAEGKENQEPLRTISPDRTQRKRRSTMEAFLSTPSSTGDGGAEDSLQAAPVETVARLQEATVEQAEEKPVGVANGAVSAVTNGQVCETGNKSGTFTYDSSQKVFIAHQPKTPFVKKKIKMSNSPPGELPSEGRRAKDETLTSLSLACTEPVPSEGNSEEFMDVDNMVTSSAEDSRKVSERHQKSETERKHSKGKNVRVEVAVLSQEGPLPTSVPAAAFTSHTVSGTKTGGVLSGERPLKEGHTFVGVAVPLEKVQLPNSVPAAAFTSPTVSGSEGNETEQHFEMQQQSPHLTSSHPQSSAATAPPRSTVKGYVSKTARVEVMDVDEKLHAPTGESLARGDIVSVNTPRESTTSSLPREQAGHRLPAKETSPAQRNVPVSRPAPLNEAHTKMKRNDAPVGLGLPPNQMGAQPPQKTRSEGEAVADDTQTPLSHCGLQAAIDKITQDTWDHSRGSNESHRALFTDIQKSSLQSPGGGENFQGCNVSPCAQQSQFNTAIKTVEGTELQVDEKVEGKKVGKVFLESDSVAPNEKIVEMETKSTVLHMIEHKEAEKTKDATDKEGESNKETEKNEHMLEMKEETISTTKDLHSSMLEPAIPLQKKPSEHTKNKLRIKEIQVKPNDIHVAVLLASQIKALDSVLLNSVTALPVHACFVQDPTTTVTEAREELKEDHSKPTEKKLMSDRETDTSVTPPRNTKGTLIDVYNQLNKTDHQQSQSQCATSQHVQALQNPSVIPPISVIDTGSTTETAGLHGSDRTYHDGVMDISQETGASTQVPLKDSPLFSLSQSENVKQIHTPLNSKDALTKRLSSGTVSREPGTPLALTPLKHRDQESSNAVSERAKCESVHGKDIQASLKLTTETTLNYQTPKGINDINSTTLDQGEMEERDSNSSPLQMLAAESVHGTDTQENTQRESSRVEEFSRADVSGNPTSGASPLSKTRDSASPIPSATPQELASGARRKIIVPKAKTDEALEVTLQVDNPTQTKEDPSESSKPSANPVPLATSPRPSRRSPLLRPPVEQTSPAARRSPLLSRRKMASESQAPSQPPTEDIHVPKTQGKPAEKEKHDPFKAPQVIRKVRGETFADASGHLKLWCQFFNVLSDSTIKWYRNTEPIAQINVNAGDETQVNLAIVQATCKDSGVYSCTITNEYGTKSTDCLLSADILAGMFLREDLGVGEEIEMTPMIFNKGVADSGVWGNTFFGRIMMQESHIGDGCARKVWRAKVIYGLEPVFESGKPCIIKACNPIAYGGKAESSLIDRNLDIVKQECKIQNLAREYCKIFSAEARTIPNFGPGIEVIPVYLMYRPANPVPYATVEADLSGVFQKYSTLDHSGAIDMRSGSEAEKKCCALQHWIFQWTNGSLLLTRLEGVDTKITNVGISVKSTGHQGLSVEGNPKVFEQFVSQHRCNYFCGLLSLRSLKVMDCLPTPSKPKGSRSPLLQRKMAGGSSSPQAGRRAAGSPRLPRKTEQEGRNTPTEEKAAPKLVVLNG
- the LOC119196133 gene encoding alpha-protein kinase 3-like isoform X1, encoding MDSRRTTSRSSFGNGRSNSGDDMSGSSRSSSCSYLSNVRPENRSTLCSMMAQLTEETQPSFETTLKSRAVSENCNVKFTCVVTGYPIPQVMWYKDDVQLDRYCGLPKYEIFRNGQNHSLHIYNCTVEDAAIYQTSASNSKGIVSCSGVLEVGEMNEFKIHQRYFAKLKQKAESRRSEAEGKENQEPLRTISPDRTQRKRRSTMEAFLSTPSSTGDGGAEDSLQAAPVETVARLQEATVEQAEEKPVGVANGAVSAVTNGQVCETGNKSGTFTYDSSQKVFIAHQPKTPFVKKKIKMSNSPPGELPSEGRRAKDETLTSLSLACTEPVPSEGNSEEFMDVDNMVTSSAEDSRKVSERHQKSETERKHSKGKNVRVEVAVLSQEGPLPTSVPAAAFTSHTVSGTKTGGVLSGERPLKEGHTFVGVAVPLEKVQLPNSVPAAAFTSPTVSGSEGNETEQHFEMQQQSPHLTSSHPQSSAATAPPRSTVKGYVSKTARVEVMDVDEKLHAPTGESLARGDIVSVNTPRESTTSSLPREQAGHRLPAKETSPAQRNVPVSRPAPLNEVTQAHTKMKRNDAPVGLGLPPNQMGAQPPQKTRSEGEAVADDTQTPLSHCGLQAAIDKITQDTWDHSRGSNESHRALFTDIQKSSLQSPGGGENFQGCNVSPCAQQSQFNTAIKTVEGTELQVDEKVEGKKVGKVFLESDSVAPNEKIVEMETKSTVLHMIEHKEAEKTKDATDKEGESNKETEKNEHMLEMKEETISTTKDLHSSMLEPAIPLQKKPSEHTKNKLRIKEIQVKPNDIHVAVLLASQIKALDSVLLNSVTALPVHACFVQDPTTTVTEAREELKEDHSKPTEKKLMSDRETDTSVTPPRNTKGTLIDVYNQLNKTDHQQSQSQCATSQHVQALQNPSVIPPISVIDTGSTTETAGLHGSDRTYHDGVMDISQETGASTQVPLKDSPLFSLSQSENVKQIHTPLNSKDALTKRLSSGTVSREPGTPLALTPLKHRDQESSNAVSERAKCESVHGKDIQASLKLTTETTLNYQTPKGINDINSTTLDQGEMEERDSNSSPLQMLAAESVHGTDTQENTQRESSRVEEFSRADVSGNPTSGASPLSKTRDSASPIPSATPQELASGARRKIIVPKAKTDEALEVTLQVDNPTQTKEDPSESSKPSANPVPLATSPRPSRRSPLLRPPVEQTSPAARRSPLLSRRKMASESQAPSQPPTEDIHVPKTQGKPAEKEKHDPFKAPQVIRKVRGETFADASGHLKLWCQFFNVLSDSTIKWYRNTEPIAQINVNAGDETQVNLAIVQATCKDSGVYSCTITNEYGTKSTDCLLSADILAGMFLREDLGVGEEIEMTPMIFNKGVADSGVWGNTFFGRIMMQESHIGDGCARKVWRAKVIYGLEPVFESGKPCIIKACNPIAYGGKAESSLIDRNLDIVKQECKIQNLAREYCKIFSAEARTIPNFGPGIEVIPVYLMYRPANPVPYATVEADLSGVFQKYSTLDHSGAIDMRSGSEAEKKCCALQHWIFQWTNGSLLLTRLEGVDTKITNVGISVKSTGHQGLSVEGNPKVFEQFVSQHRCNYFCGLLSLRSLKVMDCLPTPSKPKGSRSPLLQRKMAGGSSSPQAGRRAAGSPRLPRKTEQEGRNTPTEEKAAPKLVVLNG